The window CCTCTGGTGGCCCTCCCGCGGCTGGGCGCGCGGTGGGGGGTCCCGGACCTCTACATCAAAGATGAGTCGCGCAACCCCACGGGGTCGTTCAAGGACCGGATGGCGTCGGTGATCGTCACCCGGGCCAAAGAGGCGGGCTACCGGACCGTCGCCATCGCCTCCTCGGGGAACGCGGGGGCGGCTTTGGCGGCCTACGCCGCCCGCGCCGGGCTGACCTGCGTCGTCCTGACCACGGCGGGCGCGCCGGCGGCGCTCGTGGCGCAGATGCAGGCCCTGGGCGCCAGGTTGCTGGCCACCAGGACGGCCGAGGACCGCTGGACCCTGTTGCGGCTGGGTGTGGAGCAGCTGGGGTGGTACGCGGCCGGGAACTACCTGCAGCCGCCGGTGGGCAGCAATCCGTACGGGGTCGACGGCTACAAGACCATCGCCTTCGAAATCCTGGAAGCGCTGGACTGGAAGGTTCCGTCCGCGGTGGCGCTCCCCGTCTGTTACGGCGACGGGTTGTGGGGCGTGACCAAGGGGTTTGCGGAGGCGCGCCAGCTGGGGCTGGTCGAGCGCGCCCCGGATCTCCTCGCCGGTGAGGTCTTCGGACCGCTGGCGCACGCGCTGACCCACCATCTGGACGAGGTGCGCCCCGTCCCCGCGGGCCGTTCGGTGGCCGTCTCCATCGCCGCCGGGATCAGCACCTACCAGGCCCTCCATGCGCTGCGCACCGGCGGGGGCGCGGCCGTCGTCGTCGACGACGAGGAGCTGCTGGCCGTGCAGGGGGAGCTGGGCGCGCAGGAGGGGCTTTTTGCGGAAGTGTCGGCGGTGGCCGCGCTGGCGGCCCTGCGCCGCCGCGCCCAAGACGGCGACCGGCCGGCCGGACCGGTGGTGGCCGTGGTCACGGCGACCGGACTGAAGGATCCCGGGGCGGCGCCGCCGCGGTCCCGGCTCCCGGTGATCGAGCCCACCCTGGATGCCCTGCGGCAGACGCTCCGTGAGGCCTACGGGATGACGGTCTGAGAGCCGGCAGGGTGATGGAGAGCAGGGGCGACGGAGAGCAACGCGCTGAATGCCCGGAGGGGGTGATGCACGTGGCTGGATGGAGGTGGAGGTGTGTCGCGCTGGCGGCGGTGATGCTCATCGCCGGATCGCTGTGGCGCCCGGAGGCGGGTGGTGCACAGCCGCGGGCGACGCGGCTG is drawn from Armatimonadota bacterium and contains these coding sequences:
- a CDS encoding pyridoxal-phosphate dependent enzyme, yielding MSSLVGLRCLRCGADYPPAEMFAGCPRCLRDGRPANVTSVYRYDGMPVGREMFRGRRRSMWRYRELLPVAGEPVTLEEGGTPLVALPRLGARWGVPDLYIKDESRNPTGSFKDRMASVIVTRAKEAGYRTVAIASSGNAGAALAAYAARAGLTCVVLTTAGAPAALVAQMQALGARLLATRTAEDRWTLLRLGVEQLGWYAAGNYLQPPVGSNPYGVDGYKTIAFEILEALDWKVPSAVALPVCYGDGLWGVTKGFAEARQLGLVERAPDLLAGEVFGPLAHALTHHLDEVRPVPAGRSVAVSIAAGISTYQALHALRTGGGAAVVVDDEELLAVQGELGAQEGLFAEVSAVAALAALRRRAQDGDRPAGPVVAVVTATGLKDPGAAPPRSRLPVIEPTLDALRQTLREAYGMTV